The Maridesulfovibrio zosterae DSM 11974 genome contains a region encoding:
- a CDS encoding HD domain-containing protein: MEDFKKIFSQFTAPYLENAPDSMEKDFKLKLDHSFNVFKNSQKICDSLDLDHIFSKTIQIAALFHDTGRFPQLQQYGTFKDSDSCNHAILGVRCILKNDLLSALKKERLKIILGAIVLHNRNEIPVFTPYKIKIAAQVVRDSDKIDILKILLSHMENIKPHSMVALMGLPEIPDQITEPVIKAVEEKHQAAYVDMKCVNDFRLLILSWAYDLNFKWSRQEMINRSYLDKIFEQLPKNDRILALYNPIIEQLNS; encoded by the coding sequence ATGGAAGATTTTAAAAAAATATTCAGTCAATTCACTGCACCATATCTTGAAAATGCACCAGACAGCATGGAAAAAGATTTTAAGCTAAAACTTGATCATTCTTTTAATGTTTTTAAGAATAGTCAAAAAATTTGTGATTCATTAGACCTTGACCATATTTTTTCAAAAACAATCCAAATTGCTGCTCTTTTTCATGACACTGGAAGATTTCCACAACTTCAACAGTATGGTACATTCAAAGATTCCGATTCCTGCAATCATGCAATATTAGGTGTCAGATGTATATTGAAAAACGATCTGCTGAGTGCACTGAAAAAAGAAAGATTGAAAATAATTCTTGGAGCCATAGTTCTACATAACCGCAATGAAATCCCTGTTTTTACCCCCTATAAAATTAAAATAGCCGCCCAAGTTGTCAGAGATTCGGACAAGATAGATATTTTAAAAATACTTCTATCACATATGGAAAATATAAAACCACACAGCATGGTTGCTCTAATGGGGCTACCTGAAATTCCAGATCAGATAACTGAACCGGTTATTAAAGCAGTAGAAGAAAAACATCAGGCTGCTTATGTAGATATGAAATGTGTCAATGATTTCAGGCTACTCATACTTAGCTGGGCATATGATCTCAACTTTAAATGGTCCAGACAGGAAATGATAAACCGCAGCTACCTTGATAAAATATTCGAACAACTTCCTAAAAACGACAGGATTCTAGCTCTTTACAATCCAATCATAGAACAGCTTAACTCTTAG
- a CDS encoding HAD family acid phosphatase, which yields MKIRFLFVLTFICLAGCISNKGQYAKALERMVSLPEARARIVAYYESRQYDKDVAAKAETVVKAVKNALSSNVKYPAVVMVVEDVLLSTYKARKIQGFSDNDSARKSLESNVILSVLPAVKPSVDLFEFLLLHNIPVFLISHRSESFRVSVMENLSKAGFSGWKSLYMYPPHYPADLNYYEEVRKGLHKTGFNVIATVGILPVDVDGEFSGKFVIYPNYLYSNH from the coding sequence TTGAAAATACGTTTTTTATTTGTTTTAACTTTTATTTGTCTTGCCGGATGTATTTCTAATAAAGGGCAGTATGCGAAAGCTCTTGAACGCATGGTCTCTTTACCGGAAGCCAGGGCAAGGATTGTAGCGTATTATGAAAGCCGTCAGTATGATAAAGATGTAGCTGCTAAGGCTGAAACGGTAGTTAAGGCTGTTAAAAATGCTTTAAGCAGTAATGTTAAATATCCTGCGGTGGTAATGGTCGTGGAAGACGTGCTGCTGTCTACATACAAGGCACGTAAAATACAGGGGTTTTCAGATAATGATTCAGCGCGCAAGAGTCTTGAATCTAATGTTATTTTAAGTGTTTTACCTGCGGTTAAGCCGTCTGTTGATTTGTTTGAGTTTCTTTTATTACACAATATTCCAGTATTTCTTATTTCACACAGATCTGAAAGTTTTCGTGTCTCAGTTATGGAAAATCTCTCTAAGGCAGGTTTTTCAGGATGGAAGAGTCTATACATGTATCCTCCACATTATCCAGCCGATTTGAATTATTACGAGGAGGTTCGAAAAGGACTCCATAAGACTGGATTCAATGTTATTGCCACTGTGGGGATACTGCCTGTTGATGTAGACGGAGAATTTAGCGGGAAATTTGTTATTTATCCAAACTACTTGTATTCAAATCATTAA
- a CDS encoding YibE/F family protein — protein sequence MFRIINNREFLLVAIFAVLTAILYFIPTDFDKRISENAVHGKAEVLNVDNSDIHQFGIVKTGPQGVTLKMMEGKFKGQVFKGTNELLGQMDKDKIFKTGDEALTVLSLDSDGNVLFVNPQDHYRIGLEVTLLLLFAFLLILFGGWTGAKALFSFMFTALVLWKLLIPAFLDGIDPVWLTLAVVAGLCAVIIFMVAGFTRKGLVAFLGSFLGVFTSCMLAIYFTGQLHLHGAVMPFAETLLYSGFGHLDLTKIYVAAVFLACSGAVMDLAMDVAASMDEVIMANPDISRMEALASGIRVGRAVVGTMTTTLLLAYSGGFITLLMAFMAQGVPLMNTFNFVYVSAEILKTLVGSFGLVTVAPFTALAGAFLFMKKTPSSV from the coding sequence ATGTTTAGAATAATAAATAATAGAGAATTTCTACTGGTTGCAATTTTTGCTGTACTTACAGCAATATTATATTTCATCCCCACTGATTTTGATAAGCGGATTTCGGAGAATGCTGTACATGGTAAGGCTGAGGTCCTTAATGTTGATAATTCAGATATTCATCAGTTCGGAATAGTTAAAACCGGACCACAGGGTGTTACTTTGAAAATGATGGAGGGCAAATTCAAGGGACAGGTGTTCAAAGGTACTAATGAACTTTTGGGCCAGATGGATAAGGATAAAATTTTTAAAACCGGTGATGAGGCTTTGACCGTGCTTTCACTCGATTCCGATGGGAATGTTCTTTTTGTTAATCCGCAAGATCATTATCGTATTGGTTTGGAAGTTACCTTGCTGTTACTTTTTGCTTTCCTTCTGATTCTTTTTGGTGGATGGACAGGAGCCAAGGCACTATTTTCATTTATGTTCACGGCATTAGTTTTGTGGAAGTTGCTTATCCCTGCATTTTTGGACGGCATTGATCCTGTGTGGTTGACTCTTGCTGTTGTCGCCGGACTTTGCGCAGTGATAATTTTTATGGTTGCAGGTTTTACCAGAAAAGGTCTTGTAGCCTTTTTAGGCTCTTTTCTGGGAGTCTTCACCAGTTGCATGCTGGCAATTTATTTTACTGGTCAGCTACATCTACACGGGGCCGTAATGCCTTTTGCCGAAACTTTATTATATTCAGGTTTCGGCCATCTTGATTTAACTAAAATTTATGTCGCAGCTGTTTTTCTAGCTTGTTCTGGAGCAGTTATGGATCTCGCCATGGATGTTGCTGCCAGTATGGATGAAGTTATTATGGCTAATCCTGATATCTCCCGTATGGAAGCTTTAGCCTCAGGTATCCGCGTTGGTCGTGCTGTTGTTGGAACCATGACAACAACATTGTTGCTGGCATATTCCGGGGGATTCATAACTTTGCTTATGGCGTTTATGGCACAGGGAGTTCCTCTTATGAATACATTTAACTTTGTGTACGTTTCTGCTGAGATTCTCAAAACTTTAGTTGGTAGTTTTGGTCTGGTCACTGTTGCTCCTTTTACTGCTCTCGCTGGAGCTTTCCTTTTTATGAAAAAAACACCGAGCTCTGTTTAA
- a CDS encoding alkaline phosphatase produces the protein MRMSTKKMALFLICVMLMAAVPAQAKDKTVRVYKGKPAKYVFLFIGDGMGIPQKGATEAFTGEKLVMNTFPAQGMTTTYAADRFITGSAAAATAIASGQKTNIGMLGMSPSQRDIKSVAELARDSGKKVGIVSSVSIDHATPAAFYAHVPTRGQYYDIDVALSESNFDFFAGGGLKDITNKKKNSKNFKGNALDLIKKAGYKVVIDKDEFLALKPSAGKVIAWNSWLQDAKALPYAMDMRPQDITLPEFTEKAIEMLDNSKGFFLMVEGGKIDWACHANDAAAFIRNTISFDNSIAKAVEFAKKHPKETLIVVTGDHECGGLTLGFAGTKYGSYYSALHPQDISFQKFSDEVVKLWKEEHGDKVSFEDFEPTITHFFGLEFSGDYKKNPMVVKEYQLAMLKDAYNRTMKGEKKFKDPELYNLYGDYDPLTVTITHVLDNNAGLGWTSFKHTGVPIATSAMGVGASSFNGYYDNTDIAYKIMSVMGMTPKIHAQNDSVKVAAK, from the coding sequence ATGAGAATGTCCACTAAGAAAATGGCGTTGTTTTTAATCTGTGTCATGCTTATGGCGGCAGTCCCTGCTCAGGCTAAGGATAAGACCGTTCGCGTTTACAAGGGAAAGCCGGCAAAGTATGTTTTTCTGTTTATCGGGGATGGCATGGGGATTCCTCAAAAAGGAGCTACAGAAGCTTTTACTGGTGAGAAGCTGGTTATGAATACATTTCCTGCACAGGGAATGACAACAACCTATGCCGCTGATAGATTTATTACCGGTTCTGCTGCTGCAGCAACTGCTATTGCAAGTGGACAGAAAACCAATATCGGTATGCTTGGTATGTCTCCAAGTCAGAGAGATATTAAATCTGTAGCGGAACTGGCTAGAGACAGTGGTAAAAAAGTAGGTATTGTTTCAAGTGTTTCTATTGACCATGCAACGCCCGCTGCTTTTTATGCCCATGTTCCTACACGCGGACAGTATTATGATATTGATGTAGCTCTGTCAGAAAGTAACTTTGATTTTTTTGCAGGTGGAGGTCTTAAAGACATCACCAATAAGAAAAAGAACTCTAAAAATTTTAAGGGTAATGCTCTCGATCTGATCAAGAAAGCCGGATATAAAGTTGTTATTGATAAAGATGAATTTTTGGCACTCAAGCCTTCTGCGGGTAAAGTAATTGCATGGAACTCATGGCTTCAGGATGCTAAAGCTCTTCCTTATGCAATGGACATGCGGCCTCAAGATATAACTCTTCCTGAATTTACTGAAAAAGCAATTGAAATGCTCGACAATTCAAAAGGTTTTTTCCTTATGGTTGAAGGTGGTAAAATTGACTGGGCTTGTCATGCCAACGATGCTGCTGCGTTTATTCGCAATACCATTTCTTTCGATAATTCCATCGCTAAAGCTGTTGAGTTTGCTAAAAAGCATCCTAAAGAAACCCTTATTGTTGTAACTGGCGACCATGAATGTGGTGGTCTTACTCTCGGCTTTGCAGGAACTAAGTATGGCTCATATTATAGTGCATTACATCCTCAGGATATTTCCTTTCAGAAGTTTTCTGATGAAGTTGTAAAGCTCTGGAAAGAAGAACATGGTGATAAGGTTTCATTTGAAGATTTTGAACCTACAATTACTCATTTCTTCGGTCTAGAATTTTCCGGAGATTATAAAAAGAACCCTATGGTTGTTAAAGAGTATCAGCTTGCAATGCTCAAAGATGCTTATAACCGTACTATGAAAGGCGAGAAGAAATTTAAAGATCCTGAACTTTATAACCTCTATGGTGATTACGATCCTTTGACTGTTACTATTACTCATGTTCTTGATAATAATGCAGGACTTGGCTGGACATCTTTCAAACACACAGGTGTGCCGATTGCTACTTCTGCAATGGGAGTAGGAGCATCCTCTTTTAATGGCTACTACGATAATACTGATATCGCATACAAGATTATGTCTGTAATGGGTATGACACCTAAAATTCATGCTCAAAATGACAGTGTGAAAGTAGCTGCTAAATAA
- a CDS encoding Tim44 domain-containing protein has translation MRLLGYLVLPLTIFCLLAVTAGDADARLGGGKSFGSKSSFSRSFKKPTSFSSNQKQATGTNTQRGGVARPGMGILGGLLAGTFLGSMFGGFGGMGGGFFNILIIGLLVYLGFKFFRSRSGGSDQMYQQGNYQRGPTTSGSNMNSDPYARREQNAQNAWSHLSSSPSENTSADASSQQSGPVISTPAGFDEADFLEGSKAVYTRLQKSWDKRDMDDISLFATSAVLNEIKQQAMEDPGPSQTDVMLVNARLLEAKEEGTKIVATVYYDVLLREDPAQSQPSQVREVWHFVKESGSDSMWKLDGIQQLED, from the coding sequence ATGAGATTACTCGGGTATTTGGTTCTTCCGCTGACTATTTTTTGTCTGCTTGCTGTAACGGCAGGTGATGCTGATGCAAGACTTGGTGGCGGCAAATCCTTTGGCAGCAAATCATCTTTTTCGCGCAGTTTTAAAAAACCGACATCATTTTCATCCAATCAGAAGCAGGCGACTGGAACAAATACGCAGAGGGGCGGGGTTGCCCGTCCAGGTATGGGGATTCTCGGGGGACTGCTTGCTGGGACATTTTTAGGTTCTATGTTTGGCGGATTCGGTGGAATGGGCGGAGGATTTTTTAATATATTGATTATAGGATTGCTGGTCTATCTTGGGTTTAAATTTTTCAGGTCCCGCAGTGGTGGTTCTGATCAAATGTATCAGCAAGGAAATTATCAACGGGGACCGACTACGTCCGGTTCAAATATGAACAGTGATCCATATGCTAGGCGTGAGCAGAACGCTCAAAATGCATGGAGTCACCTTTCATCATCTCCTTCAGAAAATACATCCGCAGATGCATCATCTCAGCAGAGTGGGCCGGTAATTAGTACTCCTGCAGGGTTCGATGAAGCTGATTTTCTGGAAGGATCTAAGGCTGTATATACAAGGCTGCAGAAGTCTTGGGATAAACGAGATATGGATGATATTTCCCTGTTTGCAACTTCAGCTGTTTTAAATGAGATTAAACAGCAGGCCATGGAAGATCCTGGTCCTTCACAAACAGATGTTATGTTGGTTAATGCAAGACTGCTTGAGGCTAAGGAGGAGGGGACTAAGATCGTTGCCACCGTTTATTATGATGTCCTTTTGCGTGAAGATCCGGCACAGTCGCAACCTTCTCAGGTTCGTGAGGTGTGGCATTTTGTAAAAGAATCAGGCAGTGATTCAATGTGGAAACTTGATGGAATTCAGCAACTTGAAGATTAA
- a CDS encoding Hpt domain-containing protein yields MSERIIEEVSIGLEPLITKFMEHTANEVAALEKMVVSGNMAEALRMGHNIKGSALNYGFSLLAEIGRNIEISAGNEDMAQLELLLVDLKKYLKNVEIVFGA; encoded by the coding sequence ATGTCAGAAAGGATAATTGAGGAGGTTAGTATAGGACTTGAACCTCTTATAACTAAGTTTATGGAGCACACAGCGAATGAAGTAGCTGCTCTAGAAAAAATGGTTGTCAGTGGTAATATGGCCGAAGCTCTTCGTATGGGGCATAATATTAAAGGTTCTGCTTTAAATTATGGGTTTTCTCTTTTAGCAGAAATAGGGCGCAATATTGAAATCTCGGCAGGTAATGAGGATATGGCACAACTCGAATTATTGCTTGTTGATTTAAAAAAGTATCTTAAAAATGTTGAAATTGTTTTTGGGGCGTAA
- a CDS encoding response regulator, whose product MKILIVEDELASRKYMSHVMESYGECVLAENGLEAVAAFKEALESNSFFDLVCMDVMMPEMDGLEALKKIRALERLYGIEPRFEVRVMMTSALGDPTNVIEAYYKGGATVYLTKPMDISKIHETMVELGFSKQSTE is encoded by the coding sequence ATGAAAATTCTTATTGTTGAAGACGAGCTTGCCAGTAGAAAGTATATGTCTCATGTCATGGAAAGTTATGGGGAATGTGTTCTGGCTGAAAATGGCTTGGAAGCCGTGGCCGCTTTTAAAGAAGCTCTTGAGTCAAATTCATTTTTTGACCTTGTTTGTATGGATGTTATGATGCCTGAAATGGATGGGCTTGAAGCCTTGAAAAAAATTCGTGCGCTTGAAAGGTTGTATGGGATAGAGCCTAGATTTGAGGTACGGGTTATGATGACATCAGCTCTCGGCGATCCAACAAATGTGATCGAAGCCTACTATAAAGGCGGTGCAACTGTTTATCTGACCAAACCGATGGATATTTCAAAGATCCATGAAACAATGGTTGAGCTTGGTTTTTCGAAACAAAGCACAGAATAA
- a CDS encoding 4Fe-4S dicluster domain-containing protein: MNPLFSLTPTERGPIVNVREQESNIPLTISIETTGLSSLVEIGQQVARGQRIAADNYGTQAALHSSVSGTVLDVKTNFILIKTEGDRIADLLEFSTADSRTMLDNLRNAGINVQHLKQGCTLIINAVPPESGIDGHRFLIEEFNSIMIEGLTYLKDALTPIACTIAIPKGMNWTLAGCTVHEINPVYPEGLNAMVVKAVTGKEMPPEVSVIDAATLYRIGRTIHGKQPVSDIMVKVGATLFQAPVGTQVGLLARLAGFTVSQHDRVILGGPLSGEAVYTLRHGISPSTQAITVLSSGSEPTIKDSPCVGCGECVIKCPARIMPNMISRHSEFGLFENTLAYNIASCFECGLCTYWCPAQRPVLQYIRLAKKELSKQPILEDLRK; this comes from the coding sequence ATGAATCCGTTATTTTCACTCACCCCAACGGAGCGGGGCCCTATTGTAAATGTCCGTGAACAGGAATCGAACATTCCTCTGACCATATCTATAGAAACAACAGGACTCAGTTCTTTAGTGGAAATAGGACAGCAGGTTGCTAGGGGACAACGGATAGCCGCAGATAATTACGGTACACAGGCAGCGCTCCACTCATCTGTGTCCGGCACTGTACTTGATGTAAAAACAAATTTTATTCTTATAAAAACAGAAGGAGACAGAATTGCCGACCTTTTGGAATTCAGTACAGCAGATTCCAGGACAATGCTTGATAACCTTCGTAACGCAGGAATAAACGTTCAGCACCTTAAGCAAGGATGCACGCTTATTATAAACGCCGTTCCCCCTGAATCTGGAATTGACGGTCATCGCTTTCTAATTGAAGAATTTAACAGCATAATGATTGAAGGACTGACTTATCTAAAGGATGCCCTAACTCCCATAGCCTGCACCATCGCCATACCGAAAGGAATGAACTGGACTCTTGCCGGATGTACAGTTCATGAGATTAATCCAGTGTACCCTGAAGGTTTAAATGCAATGGTGGTAAAAGCCGTAACAGGAAAGGAAATGCCGCCGGAAGTATCAGTTATTGATGCCGCAACCCTTTACCGCATAGGTCGCACTATTCATGGAAAGCAGCCTGTCTCTGATATAATGGTTAAAGTAGGAGCAACTCTTTTCCAGGCTCCTGTCGGAACTCAGGTTGGCCTTCTAGCACGTCTGGCAGGTTTTACTGTTTCACAACACGATAGAGTCATTCTGGGAGGCCCTTTATCAGGCGAGGCTGTCTATACTCTGAGACATGGAATTAGTCCTTCAACCCAGGCTATAACTGTTCTGAGCAGCGGATCTGAACCTACAATCAAAGATTCTCCGTGTGTGGGATGCGGTGAATGTGTCATTAAATGTCCGGCCAGAATCATGCCTAATATGATTTCACGTCATTCAGAGTTCGGATTATTCGAAAACACACTGGCTTATAATATCGCTTCCTGTTTTGAATGCGGTCTGTGCACCTATTGGTGCCCGGCCCAACGCCCAGTACTGCAATATATTCGTCTGGCAAAAAAAGAACTTTCAAAGCAACCGATACTTGAAGACCTACGGAAATAA
- the rnfG gene encoding RnfABCDGE type electron transport complex subunit G, with amino-acid sequence MNEALKMIVVLTLFCGLSSISLASLKDATGSKIEEQVLTYVQGPAISQVLKEYDNSPVRDRKNFKLPENANKITVFPAIKDGKLLGVAFETFAKGYGGDVGVMVGFNLSSNNLSGIGITTMKETPGIGARVAKHGFTNQFRNHMTSVELSSKGGNIDGISGATISSTATVEAVKKAINIFNEIKPQLENTWSQGS; translated from the coding sequence ATGAATGAAGCTCTGAAAATGATTGTAGTTCTTACACTGTTTTGCGGACTGTCCAGTATAAGTCTGGCAAGCCTTAAAGATGCCACCGGAAGCAAAATAGAAGAACAGGTCCTGACCTATGTTCAAGGTCCGGCGATCAGTCAGGTTTTAAAAGAATATGACAATTCTCCTGTACGAGATCGCAAGAATTTTAAACTACCGGAAAATGCAAATAAAATTACTGTTTTTCCTGCAATAAAGGATGGCAAACTACTTGGTGTAGCCTTTGAAACATTCGCCAAAGGATATGGAGGTGATGTCGGCGTTATGGTTGGATTCAACCTTTCAAGCAATAATCTTTCAGGAATTGGAATAACCACCATGAAAGAAACTCCGGGCATAGGGGCAAGAGTTGCAAAACACGGCTTCACAAACCAATTCCGTAACCATATGACCTCTGTAGAGCTCAGCTCCAAAGGAGGGAATATCGACGGGATCTCCGGTGCAACAATATCTTCAACCGCAACAGTTGAAGCTGTAAAAAAAGCCATAAATATTTTTAATGAGATAAAGCCTCAGCTCGAAAACACATGGTCACAGGGGTCATAA
- a CDS encoding RnfABCDGE type electron transport complex subunit D, producing the protein MKPITGSPVLTVSSPSHIHCGRTIKNSALETIFALTPAILFAIWHYHMQAVRVLALSGFIAVITETVCLYIMKRKVEANNFTTLLCGLMFGFLIPPAAPWWLVTVGSAFSIIIGRMVFGGLGASPLCAPLVGWAVITVSWPDLMNFDMTMLASELTYPLSQLKNFGPEILNEYSIKNLILGNQLGGTGAAQAGAIIIGGIYMLGRKIIRPDIPFAFIAGVAITASLFHVIDPLKYAPIQYHLLCGSTLFGAFFLLTDTSSSPVGHIPMIAYGLTAGIMVILIRVYGMYPDGVPFAILLANLMTPLFDKIRPAPFGGVTNIHLQR; encoded by the coding sequence ATGAAACCAATTACCGGATCACCAGTACTCACCGTCTCATCCCCGTCACATATTCATTGCGGACGGACAATCAAGAACAGTGCACTTGAAACTATTTTTGCCCTGACTCCTGCTATATTGTTTGCCATCTGGCATTACCATATGCAGGCTGTGCGTGTATTGGCTCTCTCAGGATTTATTGCGGTGATTACCGAGACAGTATGCCTGTACATCATGAAAAGAAAGGTCGAAGCAAATAACTTTACAACACTTCTCTGCGGTCTGATGTTCGGCTTTCTCATCCCACCTGCTGCTCCTTGGTGGCTTGTGACGGTAGGTAGCGCTTTCTCCATAATAATAGGAAGAATGGTTTTTGGAGGACTCGGAGCCAGCCCGCTATGTGCTCCTCTGGTAGGATGGGCTGTTATAACCGTATCCTGGCCGGACCTTATGAATTTCGATATGACAATGCTGGCCTCTGAACTGACTTATCCATTAAGCCAACTTAAAAATTTCGGTCCTGAAATACTTAATGAATATTCTATCAAAAATTTGATTCTAGGAAACCAGCTTGGTGGAACGGGAGCAGCTCAGGCAGGCGCAATAATTATCGGCGGAATTTATATGCTGGGACGTAAAATAATCAGACCGGACATTCCATTTGCTTTTATAGCTGGAGTTGCCATAACGGCCTCCCTATTTCATGTCATTGATCCCTTGAAATATGCTCCGATACAGTACCATTTGCTTTGCGGATCAACTCTATTCGGAGCTTTCTTTCTGCTAACCGACACCTCTTCATCACCTGTCGGGCATATCCCTATGATTGCATACGGCTTAACTGCCGGCATAATGGTCATATTAATAAGGGTCTACGGCATGTATCCGGACGGAGTTCCATTTGCCATATTACTGGCAAATCTAATGACTCCGCTTTTTGATAAAATCAGACCTGCACCATTCGGCGGTGTTACAAATATCCATTTACAGAGGTAA
- a CDS encoding cytochrome c3 family protein → MNKNNIPITIVLTVLIGLAVAGYVTPTEKQKIPVRILFKNSGGKVIFAHIKHHRDYEIPCDKCHHERQGNSNEPLPCGSCHPQTFDRDYVRNHINSFPDNSYCIKCHHAELGKLSFDHEAHEEYAEENCQACHHTPDIEKEPQKCGNCHTNAGTKEIPSVRNAAHDRCISCHDDMFKEGLKGCTPCHKMRNMKDYTGDHTPCEQCHKSEKGKDLVLKRLDAFHDKCMDCHKELKRGPYKDNDCNKCHLK, encoded by the coding sequence GTGAATAAAAATAATATTCCCATCACAATTGTTCTTACAGTTCTTATCGGATTAGCCGTTGCCGGATATGTAACTCCAACTGAAAAGCAAAAAATACCTGTTCGAATTCTTTTCAAAAACAGCGGTGGAAAAGTCATTTTCGCCCACATAAAACACCACAGAGACTATGAAATTCCCTGCGACAAATGCCACCATGAACGTCAGGGAAATTCAAATGAGCCATTGCCTTGCGGATCATGCCATCCTCAAACATTTGATCGCGACTACGTTCGTAATCATATCAATTCTTTTCCAGATAACAGCTATTGTATTAAGTGCCACCACGCTGAGCTTGGAAAGCTTAGCTTTGATCACGAAGCACATGAAGAATACGCTGAAGAAAACTGCCAAGCCTGCCACCATACCCCTGATATTGAAAAAGAACCGCAAAAATGCGGGAACTGCCATACCAATGCAGGCACGAAAGAAATCCCCAGTGTCCGCAACGCAGCACATGACAGATGTATAAGCTGCCATGACGACATGTTCAAAGAAGGGCTGAAAGGCTGTACTCCCTGCCATAAAATGCGAAATATGAAAGACTACACTGGAGATCATACACCGTGTGAACAATGCCATAAAAGCGAAAAAGGAAAAGATCTAGTTCTTAAGCGCTTAGATGCATTTCATGATAAATGTATGGACTGCCATAAAGAACTGAAACGTGGCCCATATAAAGACAATGACTGTAACAAATGTCATTTAAAATAA
- a CDS encoding NAD(P)/FAD-dependent oxidoreductase produces MTETNYDIIILGVGPAGLQAAIHSARKGLKVLILGKNDKSSLWWAHIENFCCTLEISGEQILKTGQLQAENFGAIFFNEDVLKISPPDLMSPDGNRYTVETETRTFKTKAIIICTGTTRNKLGVPGEKDLFGKGVSYCIECDGNFFRDEEVAIVGGESAAAGGALHLSHLASKIHLVTKKINFASELVERLKKENIIIHEGIEVKEITGENSVTGLVLDNGETLNVTGVFVELGARGVMSLAAELGIQLDDTMKFITTDKQQRTNIPGIFAAGDICGPPLQMAKAVGEGCVAGLSAAKYVRKI; encoded by the coding sequence ATGACCGAAACTAACTATGATATTATTATACTAGGGGTAGGACCTGCTGGACTGCAAGCAGCAATTCATTCTGCTCGAAAAGGTCTTAAAGTTCTAATTCTCGGGAAAAATGACAAAAGCAGCCTCTGGTGGGCTCATATTGAGAACTTCTGCTGCACACTTGAAATATCCGGTGAACAAATCCTTAAAACAGGACAGCTGCAAGCGGAGAACTTTGGAGCAATATTCTTTAATGAAGATGTTCTCAAAATTTCACCACCTGATCTTATGTCCCCTGATGGAAACAGGTATACCGTCGAGACTGAAACCAGAACATTCAAAACAAAAGCAATCATAATCTGCACAGGAACAACCCGTAATAAACTTGGTGTTCCCGGAGAAAAAGACCTGTTTGGAAAAGGTGTAAGTTACTGCATTGAATGTGATGGCAACTTTTTCAGAGATGAAGAGGTCGCCATCGTGGGAGGTGAAAGTGCGGCGGCAGGTGGCGCTTTACACCTGAGTCACCTTGCATCGAAAATTCATCTTGTCACAAAAAAAATCAATTTTGCCTCAGAGCTCGTGGAAAGATTAAAAAAAGAAAATATCATTATCCATGAAGGAATAGAGGTAAAAGAAATAACTGGCGAAAACAGTGTCACAGGACTGGTCCTCGACAATGGTGAGACACTTAACGTTACGGGTGTTTTTGTTGAGCTAGGAGCAAGAGGAGTTATGTCTCTTGCAGCCGAACTTGGCATACAGCTGGATGACACCATGAAGTTTATCACAACGGATAAACAGCAACGCACCAACATCCCCGGTATATTTGCTGCCGGAGACATCTGCGGTCCCCCACTACAGATGGCTAAAGCCGTGGGAGAAGGATGTGTTGCAGGACTCAGCGCAGCAAAATATGTCCGTAAGATATAA